Proteins from a single region of Ensifer adhaerens:
- a CDS encoding plant virulence effector HPE1-like domain-containing protein, giving the protein MRLLLITTVLGLAAGNAAASSIEALASGTTDNASVATVSCAACPPLQSKKKVTYVVPTIAAGDETIELKKINGEMKMVRTEAWLGGSPVVFVSKPSQEIIKAAAADGDASPTVVVSTNTDDQNPVADDAKLIAIDQTAKTAAVTPIGASMGGAAAQPTKDGSQQFDPSTLELRLD; this is encoded by the coding sequence ATGCGCCTGTTGCTGATCACCACCGTCCTTGGCCTTGCCGCCGGCAACGCAGCGGCATCGTCGATCGAGGCGCTCGCGTCCGGCACGACCGACAACGCCAGCGTTGCCACGGTCTCTTGCGCCGCGTGCCCGCCGCTTCAATCGAAGAAGAAGGTGACCTATGTGGTGCCGACGATCGCTGCAGGCGACGAAACGATCGAGCTCAAGAAGATCAACGGCGAGATGAAGATGGTGCGCACCGAGGCCTGGCTCGGTGGCTCACCGGTTGTTTTCGTCAGCAAGCCCTCGCAGGAGATCATCAAGGCCGCCGCCGCCGACGGCGATGCCTCGCCGACAGTCGTCGTCTCGACGAACACCGACGACCAGAACCCGGTCGCGGACGACGCGAAATTGATCGCGATCGACCAGACCGCAAAGACCGCCGCGGTCACGCCGATCGGCGCCTCCATGGGCGGCGCGGCTGCACAGCCAACCAAAGACGGCTCACAGCAATTTGATCCGTCTACCCTCGAACTTCGGTTAGACTGA
- the purD gene encoding phosphoribosylamine--glycine ligase, whose product MKVLLIGSGGREHALAWKIAQSPKLTKLYAAPGNPGIAEEADIVALDTEDHAAVAAFCHKEVIDFAVVGPEGPLVAGLADVLRAAGIAVFGPSAAAAQLEGSKGFTKDLCARYDIPTGAYGRFGDAESAKAYVREQGAPIVIKADGLAAGKGVTVAMTLDEALAAVDDCFAGAFGAAGAEVVVEAYLDGEEASFFCLCDGKTALALASAQDHKRVGDGDTGPNTGGMGAYSPAPVMTSDMIERTMKEIIEPTMRGMAESGHPFSGVFFAGLMITAKGPELIEYNVRFGDPECQVLMMRMKSDLLPLLYAAATGTLAGMAAEWRDETALTVVMASKGYPGSYAKNTPIDALPAASETTKVFHAGTAMKDGALVATGGRVLNITATGENAGTAKDRAYAAVSAVSWENGFYRHDIGWRAVAREKA is encoded by the coding sequence ATGAAGGTTCTTCTGATCGGATCGGGTGGGCGCGAGCACGCCCTTGCATGGAAGATCGCGCAGTCTCCCAAACTGACGAAGCTCTATGCGGCCCCGGGCAATCCCGGGATCGCCGAGGAAGCTGATATCGTTGCGCTCGACACGGAAGATCATGCGGCGGTCGCCGCCTTCTGCCACAAGGAAGTGATCGACTTCGCCGTGGTCGGTCCCGAAGGCCCGTTGGTCGCCGGTCTGGCCGACGTCCTGCGCGCAGCCGGCATCGCTGTCTTCGGCCCCTCTGCCGCCGCCGCTCAGCTTGAAGGCTCCAAGGGCTTCACCAAGGATCTTTGCGCCCGCTACGACATCCCGACCGGTGCCTATGGTCGTTTCGGCGATGCCGAAAGCGCCAAGGCCTATGTACGCGAGCAGGGCGCGCCGATCGTCATCAAGGCCGATGGCCTTGCTGCCGGCAAGGGTGTGACCGTTGCGATGACCCTCGATGAAGCGCTCGCCGCCGTCGACGATTGTTTTGCCGGCGCCTTTGGGGCAGCCGGCGCGGAAGTGGTGGTCGAGGCCTATCTCGATGGTGAGGAAGCAAGCTTCTTCTGCCTCTGCGACGGCAAGACGGCGCTGGCGCTCGCCTCCGCCCAGGACCACAAGCGGGTCGGCGACGGCGACACCGGGCCGAACACCGGCGGCATGGGCGCCTATTCGCCCGCCCCGGTCATGACCTCTGATATGATCGAGCGCACGATGAAGGAAATCATCGAGCCGACGATGCGCGGCATGGCCGAAAGCGGCCATCCCTTCTCCGGCGTCTTCTTCGCCGGCCTGATGATCACCGCCAAGGGACCGGAACTCATCGAATACAACGTCCGCTTCGGCGACCCGGAATGCCAGGTGCTGATGATGCGGATGAAGAGCGATCTGCTGCCGCTGCTCTATGCCGCAGCGACCGGCACGCTCGCCGGCATGGCCGCGGAATGGCGCGACGAGACGGCGCTGACCGTCGTCATGGCGTCCAAGGGCTATCCGGGCAGCTACGCCAAGAATACGCCGATCGACGCCCTGCCCGCAGCCTCCGAAACCACCAAGGTGTTTCATGCCGGCACAGCGATGAAGGATGGCGCCCTGGTCGCGACCGGCGGCCGCGTCCTCAACATTACCGCAACGGGCGAAAATGCCGGCACGGCCAAGGACAGGGCCTATGCGGCCGTCTCGGCCGTTTCCTGGGAAAATGGCTTCTACCGGCACGATATCGGCTGGCGCGCGGTTGCACGCGAGAAAGCGTGA
- a CDS encoding DUF523 domain-containing protein, with product MPAKILVSACLMGHAVRYDGQSKPLVHPAIERWRAEGRLVTICLEMSAGMPVPRPPAEIAGGAVGNDVLAGSARVVEINGRDVTEGFVRAAENALSLARETGCHFALLIDGSPSCGSGFVYDGSFSGARHPGEGVTAALLAGNGIEVYSDRQIDALVARIEELEGPQ from the coding sequence ATGCCCGCAAAAATCCTCGTCAGCGCCTGCCTCATGGGCCATGCCGTACGCTACGACGGCCAGTCGAAGCCGCTCGTTCATCCGGCGATCGAACGCTGGCGCGCCGAAGGCCGCCTCGTGACCATCTGCCTGGAAATGTCTGCCGGCATGCCGGTACCGCGCCCGCCGGCAGAGATCGCCGGCGGCGCCGTCGGCAACGACGTTCTGGCAGGCAGCGCGAGGGTGGTGGAGATCAACGGCCGCGATGTTACCGAAGGTTTCGTACGAGCCGCCGAAAACGCGCTTTCGCTTGCGAGGGAAACCGGCTGTCACTTCGCCCTGCTGATCGACGGAAGTCCGTCCTGCGGATCCGGTTTCGTCTATGACGGAAGCTTTTCCGGCGCGCGTCATCCGGGCGAGGGGGTGACGGCAGCCTTGCTCGCCGGCAATGGCATCGAAGTCTATTCGGACAGGCAGATCGACGCGCTGGTCGCGCGGATCGAAGAATTGGAAGGCCCTCAATAA